From one Humulus lupulus chromosome 8, drHumLupu1.1, whole genome shotgun sequence genomic stretch:
- the LOC133795755 gene encoding uncharacterized protein LOC133795755, whose amino-acid sequence MENMLIKDKLVTNIDSTTNIDSIANISTDDDFDDAGLNDDNNVDLDDDDDDNDNDNEDDDDDDDDDGERNNIDDGFVKVNLNVPCLENRTFDDSFDDAYICNVPDASSAPHTLEDNHLPLPRVSPSDHCNEISHVSSTPSSNATSIDEDVFCVGQYFVDKKELKMKVHMLAIRRNFEFKVKKSNKKLVVLVCVDPNCKWRIRATKTCATCLFVIRKHCNEHTCSLEMRQNHHRQATCSIIAEHLKARYEGVKKGPNPAQIVNEMNKNLGVKCSYWKARKCAHELIRGLAANSYPKLPSYLYMVQKSNPGTYTRLIVDEEQKFKYLFLSLGVSIRGFRYMRKVISIDGTHLKNKFGGNLLIATAQDGNFQIYPLAFGIVDSENDASWNWFLTCLRDQVPDTTDLVFISDRHKSIIKGVRNVYKNAYHGACMWHLGQNIKTKFSGKGLKKLYEKTAKAYRVSEFTKLFAEISTKKPSLATYLKNASFESWSRCHFHGNRYNIMTTNNSESLNQVFREAREWPIIPLLEEIITTLSRWFYERRTNANSCPTPLIVDAEDIMRQRYKQSKYVRVTPINLSEFHVKGEPLDGLVNIEEHSCTCREFDIDKIPCIHGIAAAMHRGVDVYSLCSKFYTTEFWRMAYAESIYPLPPEIEWLLPEEVKSQVVIKPVKLIPPGRPKNKRIPSRGEFPKEKSNSAPESSSKKVKGKVSDVDGGKKQRKCSNCGCYGHNKTTCKK is encoded by the coding sequence ATGGAAAATATGCTCATTAAGGATAAACTTGTTACTAATATTGATTCTACTACAAATATTGATTCTATTGCAAACATTTCTACTGATGATGATTTTGATGATGCTGGTTTAAACGATGATAACAATGTTGATTTAGATGATGACGATGATGACAACGACAACGACAacgaggatgatgatgatgatgatgatgatgatggggaaAGAAACAATATTGATGATGGTTTTGTTAAGGTAAATTTGAATGTCCCATGTCTTGAAAATAGAACTTTTGATGATTCCTTTGACGATGCATACATATGTAATGTTCCTGATGCTAGTTCTGCACCTCACACTCTTGAAGATAACCATTTACCACTTCCTCGTGTATCCCCTAGTGATCATTGTAATGAAATAAGTCATGTTAGTAGTACACCAAGCTCAAATGCAACAAGTATTGATGAAGATGTTTTTTGTGTTGGTCAATATTTTGTGGATAAgaaagagttgaagatgaaaGTACACATGCTTGCTATACGACGAAACTTTGAATTCAAAGTGAAAAAATCAAATAAGAAATTAGTGGTTTTGGTTTGTGTTGACCCCAATTGTAAGTGGAGAATTCGTGCGACAAAGACATGTGCAACATGTTTGTTTGTTATTCGCAAGCATTGTAATGAACACACTTGTTCTTTAGAAATGCGACAAAATCATCATCGGCAAGCAACTTGTTCTATTATTGCAGAGCACTTGAAAGCGAGATATGAAGGTGTAAAAAAAGGTCCAAATCCAGCACAAATAGTTAATGAGATGAACAAGAATCTTGGTGTAAAGTGTAGTTATTGGAAGGCAAGAAAGTGCGCACATGAACTTATAAGGGGTTTAGCGGCAAACAGTTATCCAAAACTCCCATCTTACTTGtacatggtccaaaagtctaATCCTGGTACGTACACTAGATTAATTGTTGATGAAGAACAgaaattcaaatatttatttttgtcttTGGGAGTATCCATTAGAGGTTTTCGTTACATGAGAAAAGTTATATCTATTGATGGAACTCATTTGAAAAACAAATTTGGAGGAAATTTACTCATTGCAACTGCACAAGATGGAAATTTTCAAATTTATCCTCTTGCTTTTGGTATTGTTGATTCTGAGAATGATGCATCTTGGAATTGGTTTTTGACATGCTTACGAGATCAAGTGCCTGATACTACTGATTTAGTGTTTATATCTGATAGACACAAAAGCATTATAAAGGGAGTTCGAAATGTATATAAAAATGCTTACCACGGAGCTTGTATGTGGCATCTTGGACAAAATATAAAGACAAAATTTAGTGGTAAAGGTTTGAAAAAGTTGTATGAGAAGACGGCAAAAGCGTACAGAGTTTCAGAGTTCACAAAGTTATTTGCTGAGATTTCTACAAAAAAACCAAGTCTGGCAACATACCTGAAGAATGCATCTTTTGAAAGCTGGTCCAGATGTCATTTCCATGGTAATCGATACAACATCATGACCACCAACAATTCTGAGTCATTGAACCAAGTTTTTAGAGAAGCTCGAGAATGGCCCATCATTCCTTTATTGGAGGAAATTATCACTACACTCTCCAGATGGTTCTATGAGAGAAGGACAAATGCAAATTCTTGTCCAACACCACTTATAGTTGACGCAGAAGATATAATGAGACAAAGATACAAACAATCAAAGTACGTGAGAGTTACACCCATTAATCTAAGTGAGTTCCATGTTAAAGGTGAGCCACTAGACGGTCTAGTTAATATTGAGGAACATTCTTGTACATGTCGAGAGTTTGACATTGATAAGATTCCATGTATTCATGGCATCGCTGCAGCAATGCATCGTGGAGTAGATGTTTATAGTCTATGCTCAAAATTCTACACGACTGAATTTTGGAGGATGGCTTATGCAGAATCTATTTACCCTTTACCACCTGAAATAGAATGGCTTCTTCCAGAAGAGGTTAAGTCTCAAGTCGTTATCAAACCAGTTAAGTTAATTCCCCCAGGGAGACCAAAGAATAAACGAATTCCTTCGAGAGGAGAGTTTCCAAAGGAGAAGAGTAATTCTGCACCTGAATCGTCATCAAAGAAAGTAAAGGGTAAGGTTTCTGATGTTGATGGGGGAAAAAAGCAACGGAAGTGTTCCAATTGTGGATGTTATGGGCACAACAAAACCACATGCAAGAAGtga
- the LOC133798022 gene encoding putative glycerol-3-phosphate transporter 1, with protein sequence MSSLTETAPEETCNKPAGIKFVEYIKRSPVSFKTHQVIVLIVTFLAYASYHAARKTTSVVKSSLDPQSSSLGLKFAPWRITYLDAPPESRKLSWALGDGWAPFSGSDGTELLGELDVAFLAVYAMGMYFSGHLGDRLDLRIFLTVGMIGTGVFTSLFGIGYWGNIHSFYYFLIVQMAAGLFQSTGWPSVVAVVGKWFGKKKRGLIMGIWNAHTSIGNITGSLVASALLSYGWGWSFVVPGMLIAFVGLVVFFFLPVSPEAVGADEEEPQQPLKIGEALEVPLLRSEREGDDKAVGFIEAWKIPGVAPFALCLFFAKLVAYTFLYWLPFYISHTAIDGKYLSSETAGNLSTLFDVGGVVGGILAGHISDRLNARAITAASFMYCAIPALFFYRSYGHLSLTLNIVFMFITGMFVNGPYALITTAVSADLGTHSSLKGNSRALATVTAIIDGTGSVGAAIGPLLTGYISTTSWSLVFTMLMGAALIAGLFLTRLVVSEVTEKIAEARSQGGSPTTRSSPSPIEEV encoded by the exons ATGAGTTCATTGACTGAGACTGCACCTGAGGAAACTTGCAACAAGCCTGCAGGAATTAAGTTTGTGGAGTACATAAAAAGGTCCCCAGTTTCCTTTAAAACCCACCAAGTAATTGTTCTGATTGTGACATTTTTGGCATACGCTAGCTACCACGCTGCCAGGAAAACTACGAGTGTTGTGAAGAGTTCCCTTGATCCCCAGTCATCAAGTTTGGGCTTGAAGTTTGCACCGTGGAGGATAACATACCTTGATGCTCCACCAGAAAGCAGAAAGCTTTCCTGGGCTCTTGGAGATGGCTGGGCACCGTTTAGCGGATCAGATGGAACGGAGCTTCTTGGGGAACTCGATGTGGCGTTCCTCGCAGTTTATGCCATGGGAATGTATTTTTCTGGACATCTTGGGGATAGATTGGATCTAAGGATCTTTTTAACTGTGGGAATGATAGGAACAGGTGTGTTCACATCCCTCTTCGGTATTGGTTATTGGGGAAACATCCATAGCTTTTACTACTTCCTTATAGTTCAAATGGCTGCTGGTCTATTCCAATCAACTGGATGGCCTTCAGTTGTTGCGGTGGTCGGTAAATGGTTTGGGAAAAAGAAGAGAGGCCTTATAATGGGAATATGGAATGCTCACACATCCATTGGAAACATCACTGGTTCTTTGGTAGCTTCTGCTTTATTGAGCTATGGATGGGGCTGGTCCTTTGTTGTGCCTGGTATGTTAATAGCATTTGTTGGCTTGGTAGTTTTCTTCTTCTTACCGGTGAGTCCTGAGGCCgtaggagctgatgaagaagaaCCACAGCAGCCATTGAAAATAGGGGAGGCACTGGAGGTACCATTGTTGAGGTCAGAGAGAGAAGGGGATGACAAAGCTGTAGGATTCATAGAGGCGTGGAAAATTCCAGGAGTTGCTCCTTTTGCTCTTTGCCTCTTCTTTGCCAAATTGGTCGCTTATACATTTCTGTATTGGCTTCCTTTCTACATTAGCCACACAG CTATAGATGGCAAGTACTTATCCAGTGAGACTGCTGGAAACTTGTCTACATTGTTTGATGTTGGAGGTGTGGTTGGAGGAATCCTAGCCGGTCACATTTCTGATCGCCTTAACGCAAGAGCAATAACAGCAGCGAGTTTCATGTACTGTGCCATTCCAGCTCTCTTCTTCTACAGAAGCTATGGACATTTGTCTTTAACTCTAAACATTGTCTTCATGTTCATAACGGGCATGTTTGTGAATGGGCCCTATGCTCTTATAACAACAGCAGTATCAGCTGACCTCGGTACACATAGCTCGTTGAAAGGGAATTCGCGAGCACTTGCAACTGTAACAGCAATCATAGATGGAACAGGTTCGGTTGGGGCTGCAATTGGACCCCTGTTAACTGGCTACATTTCTACTACGAGCTGGAGCTTAGTTTTCACAATGCTGATGGGAGCAGCCCTGATTGCAGGATTGTTTCTTACTAGGCTTGTTGTGAGTGAGGTGACTGAGAAGATTGCGGAAGCAAGATCGCAAGGAGGGTCTCCCACAACGAGATCTTCACCTTCTCCCATTGAAGAGGTTTGA